The Pyrenophora tritici-repentis strain M4 chromosome 8, whole genome shotgun sequence genome contains a region encoding:
- a CDS encoding Ubiquitin-protein ligase, protein MHEKLPPGITLIQADDFQTWLMDIQVLDSNPIYQGETYRLKFCFSQQYPIEAPEVVFVRDETHPIPWHPHIYSNGIICLDLLDRAGWSPVHNVESVCVSIQSMLTSNTKKERPTGDENFVRYNTQRPRDISFVFHDEKV, encoded by the exons ATGCACGAGAAGCTACCGCCAGGCATAACGCTCATTCAAGCCGATGACTTCCAAACCTGGCTCATGGACATTCAAGTCCTCGACTCCAACCCAATCTACCAAGGCGAAACCTACAGGCTGAAGTTCTGTTTCAGTCAACAGTACCCCATCGAA GCTCCCGAAGTAGTATTCGTGCGCGACGAGACCCACCCCATCCCCTGGCACCCGCATATCTACTCCAATGGCATCATCTGCCTCGACCTGCTCGACCGTGCAGGTTGGTCTCCGGTTCACAACGTGGAGAGTGTATGTGTGAGCATACAGAGTATGCTTACAAGCAATACCAAGAAGGAAAGGCCAACAGGCGATGAAAACTTTGTAAGGTACAATACGCAGAGGCCGAGGGATATCAGCTTCGTCTTCCATGACGAGAAGGTGTGA
- a CDS encoding SEC1, protein involved in synaptic transmission and general secretion, Sec1 family, with product MAPITPLNAADITEKARRELLLLLEGIRGKKNLVLEKALAGPLNLLVKFSTLQEYGVDKPFFLENDNVDSSQRNIVFLVRGEKAKTVMAVADQIKRIRRDSQIEHEFSIFWVPRRTLTSDQLLEEAGVLGEASVSEWPLFFVPLADDVLSLELEDAVSDLYLKKDPTAIYLSAKALMLQQQKYGLFPRIIGKGDNGKRLADLLIRMRTEVTAGESSAGGGPSFLGLTPSSSIDSLIIIDREVDFPTVLLTQLTYEGLIDEVFNIAANQTEVDSSVAGGAAPQQGQTGSASTSMKRKIMIDPKDSLYADLGDANFAIVGNLLNQAARRLQSSTGRDQLATKTTSELRDFVAKLPGYQAEQASLKLHTNLAEEIINFTRTDIFTRSLEVQQNIMSGADPTTQHDTLNELINRDVPLPAILRLLCLESTTNAGIRPKDLEAFKRAIIQAYGPQHILTLASLEKMGLLAPRGGVSLGGVGAPAKPGSVTNYTPLRKSLKLWDDDVNEASPNDISYTFSGYAPLSVRLVQSIIQKHTLANTIKPPSDPRTSVQANPLAQGLRIFDDATKYVRGATFDETQKGEEKAVKARQLLNGSQGERNKTIVVFFLGGVTRAEIAALRFVGDKLKEIGGEVLMAAMV from the exons ATGGCGCCCATCACACCTCTCAATGCTGCGGATATAACCGAAAAGGCGCGGCGAGAgctgcttcttctgctcGAGGGT ATAAGAGGCAAGAAGAACCTTGTGCTTGAGAAAGCTCTTGCTGGTCCGCTCAACTTACTTGTCAAATTCTCTACGCTACAGGAATATGGCGTTGATAAGCCCTTCTTCCTGGAGAATGACAACGTCGACTCTTCACAGCGCAACATCGTCTTCCTCGTCCGAGGTGAAAAGGCGAAGACTGTGATGGCCGTTGCTG ACCAAATCAAACGTATTCGTCGAGACAGCCAGATTGAACATGAATTCTCCATCTTTTGGGTGCCTCGCCGTACCTTGACTTCCGACCAACTGCTTGAAGAAGCTGGTGTTTTGGGGGAAGCCAGTGTGAGCGAGTGGCCCTTGTTTTTCGTGCCTCTTGCCGATGATGTGCTGTCGCTTGAGCTTGAAGATGCCGTGTCAGACTTGTATCTT AAGAAAGATCCAACCGCAATCTACCTGTCAGCCAAAGCACTCATGCTTCAGCAGCAGAAGTACGGCCTCTTTCCGCGTATTATCGGCAAAGGCGACAATGGCAAGCGTCTTGCTGACCTACTCATTCGTATGCGCACCGAAGTCACGGCAGGGGAGTCGTCGGCTGGCGGAGGACCATCGTTTCTCGGCTTGACTCCAAGCTCAAGCATAGACAGTCTTATCATTATCGACCGAGAAGTCGACTTTCCTACAGTGTTACTGACTCAATTGACGTACGAGGGTCTGATCGACGAGGTCTTCAACATCGCTGCCAACCAGACTGAAGTCGATTCCTCTGTAGCTGGCGGCGCAGCACCTCAGCAAGGGCAGACAGGGTCGGCCTCAACCAGTATGAAGCGCAAGATTATGATTGATCCGAAAGACTCCTTGTACGCTGATCTTGGCGATGCGAACTTTGCCATTGTGGGTAACCTGCTCAATCAGGCTGCTCGTCGCCTACAGAGCAGTACCGGACGCGACCAGCTTGCCACGAAGACGACGTCTGAGTTGCGAGACTTTGTGGCAAAGCTACCTGGCTACCAGGCTGAACAAGCAAGTCTGAAGCTGCACACCAACCTGGCGGAAGAAATCATCAACTTCACACGTACCGACATCTTCACGCGGAGTCTCGAAGTACAACAAAACATCATGTCCGGCGCTGACCCCACAACTCAGCACGATACGCTTAACGAGCTCATCAACCGAGATGTCCCACTCCCTGCTATACTCCGCCTGCTCTGTCTGGAAAGCACCACAAACGCTGGCATCCGCCCCAAAGATCTTGAAGCCTTCAAGCGCGCCATTATTCAAGCCTATGGTCCCCAGCACATCCTCACCCTCGCCTCTCTTGAGAAAATGGGCCTTCTTGCCCCCCGCGGCGGCGTAAGCCTAGGAGGCGTAGGCGCACCCGCAAAGCCAGGCAGCGTAACAAACTACACACCTCTCCGCAAGAGTCTCAAACTCTGGGATGACGACGTAAACGAAGCCAGTCCCAACGACATCAGCTACACCTTCTCTGGCTACGCGCCCTTATCCGTTCGTCTAGTTCAGTCCATCATCCAGAAACACACCTTGGCAAACACCATCAAACCCCCATCTGACCCCCGCACTAGCGTCCAGGCCAATCCCCTCGCGCAGGGTCTCCGCATCTTCGACGACGCGACAAAGTATGTCCGCGGCGCTACGTTTGATGAGACGCAAAAGGGAGAGGAGAAGGCTGTCAAGGCGAGGCAGCTGCTCAACGGAAGCCAGGGCGAGCGCAACAAGACcatcgtcgtcttcttcctGGGAGGCGTCACCAGGGCTGAGATTGCGGCGCTGAGATTCGTGGGCGACAAGTTGAAGGAGATTGGGGGCGAGG TGTTGATGGCAGCTATGGTGTAG